The DNA segment ATCTCCTCGACGAGCGTCGATGATCGCCGTCGACACGAACGTGCTGGTGCACGCACACAGGGCCGAGCTGGCCCTGCACGCTGCCGCGCTGGCGCGGCTCCGGGGTCTCGTCGAGGGCAACGTACCGTGGGCCCTCCCGGTATTCTGCATCGGAGAGTTCGTACGGGTGGTGACGCACGCGCGCGTGTTTCGTCCACCGACCGAGCTCGAGACGGCGCTCGCCTTCATCGCGCAGGTGCTGGGTAGCCCCTCGGCGCGACTGCTCTTACCCGGCGTTACATTCGCGGCGCTCTTCGGCGAGGCGTGCCGCGACGGCGGTGTGCTCGGCAATCTCGCCTTCGACGCGCAGATCGTCGCCCTCTGCCGCGAGCATGGCGTCTCGGCAATTCTCACCGAAGACCGCGACTTCGCGCGCTTCGAGAACCCGACGGCCATGAGGCTCGAAGCCTGACGCGGATCCCCCTCGACTCGTCGGTAGAGGTCGTGCTTCCACGGCTCTTTCCCGAGATGTAGCGACGCCTCGCGGGCCGACAACGTACCCGCCGCACGGCCCGGTTCACCGCGACTTCACCGACTTCGAAACCGAGATACTCCCCCGACTGGACCGTCGAGAAGCCCGAGTATGCCTGCGACGCAACAATCGTGGCCCGCACGTATCGCTCCCCGAGCTGTGGCACATTCGAACCTCGATGCGGGCGCAGCGTCAGCCGCGCCAGACGCGCGCGATCGCATCGGCGACGGCGAGGCCGTCGAGCGCCGCGCTCACGATGCCGCCCGCGTAGCCCGCGCCCTCGCCGCACGGGTAGACGTTCGGCCGCGCCGGCGCGGCGAAGGTCGTGGGGTCGCGCAGGATCCTGACGGGGCTCGACGACCGCGTCTCGACGCCGACGACGATCGCCTCGCGCGTGTCGAAGCCGCGGAGCTGCCGACCGAAGCCCCGCAGCGCGGCGCGCAGCCGCCCGGTAACGAAGGGCGGCAGCAGCTCGTCGAGCCGCGCCGGGCGAACGCCGGGCCGGTACGAGCAGCGCGGCAGGTCGGCGCTCGCCCGCCCGCCGATGAAGTCCGCGAGCCGCTGCGCCGGCGCGACCTGCGCGCCGCCGCCGCTCGCGAACGCGCGGCG comes from the Deltaproteobacteria bacterium genome and includes:
- a CDS encoding PIN domain-containing protein, which gives rise to MIAVDTNVLVHAHRAELALHAAALARLRGLVEGNVPWALPVFCIGEFVRVVTHARVFRPPTELETALAFIAQVLGSPSARLLLPGVTFAALFGEACRDGGVLGNLAFDAQIVALCREHGVSAILTEDRDFARFENPTAMRLEA